In Arachis stenosperma cultivar V10309 chromosome 1, arast.V10309.gnm1.PFL2, whole genome shotgun sequence, one DNA window encodes the following:
- the LOC130956275 gene encoding probable indole-3-acetic acid-amido synthetase GH3.1: MAIVSEFSTSHYIGCDDEKNAKAIQFIEEMTQNPDRVQERVLAEILGQNGETEYLKRFQLTGAKDRETFKSKVPIVSYEDLQPYIQRIANGDRSPILCAHPISEFLTSSGTSGGERKLMPTIVQDHDRRQLLYSLLMPVMSLYVPNLDKGKALNFLFIKAETKTPSGLVARPVLTSYYKSDHFKNRPYDPYNVYTSPNEAILCPDSFQSMYTQMLCGLIMRHEVLRVGAVFASGLLRAIRFLQLNWDQLAHDIATGTLSPKITDHSLKECMSKILKPDTELANFVRNECVQENWERIITRIWPNTKYLDVIVTGAMAQYIPTLDYYSGGLPLACTMYASSECYFGLNLKPICNPSDVSYTIMPNMGYFEFLPHNDSASARGSHSPEPRLVDLAQVEYGKLYELVITTYSGLCRYRVGDILQVTGFHNKAPQFRFVRRKNVLLSIDSDKTDEAELQRAVESTSTLLKEFDTSVAEYTSFADTGSIPGHYVIYWELLMKEASMAPLPEEVLNQCCLAMEESLNSVYRQGRVADRSIGPLEIRVVKSGTFEELMDYAISKGASINQYKVPRCVSFTPLTEILNSRVVSVHFSPAEPHWTPERRR, from the exons ATGGCCATTGTTTCTGAGTTCTCAACTTCTCATTATATTGGTTGTGATGATGAGAAGAATGCAAAGGCTATTCAGTTTATTGAAGAAATGACCCAAAATCCTGACCGTGTGCAAGAGAGGGTACTGGCTGAGATTTTGGGCCAAAACGGCGAAACCGAATACCTGAAACGGTTTCAGCTTACCGGTGCAAAAGACCGTGAGACGTTCAAGTCTAAGGTTCCTATTGTTAGTTATGAAGATTTGCAGCCTTATATTCAACGCATTGCTAATGGCGACCGTTCCCCTATCTTATGTGCTCACCCAATCTCTGAATTTCTCACTAG TTCTGGAACTTCCGGTGGAGAAAGAAAATTGATGCCAACCATTGTTCAAGATCATGACCGCCGTCAATTACTTTACAGCCTCCTCATGCCAGTGATGAGCCT ATACGTGCCTAATTTGGACAAAGGCAAAGCTCTCAACTTCCTCTTCATCAAAGCAGAAACCAAGACCCCAAGTGGCTTAGTGGCACGCCCAGTGCTTACCAGCTATTACAAGAGCGACCACTTCAAGAACCGACCCTACGACCCATACAACGTCTACACCAGTCCAAACGAAGCAATCCTTTGCCCAGACTCCTTCCAAAGCATGTACACTCAGATGCTGTGCGGCCTCATCATGCGCCACGAAGTCCTCCGTGTCGGTGCCGTCTTCGCCTCCGGCCTCCTCCGTGCCATCCGCTTCCTCCAGCTAAATTGGGATCAATTAGCACACGACATCGCCACTGGAACCCTAAGCCCCAAAATCACCGACCATTCTCTCAAGGAGTGCATGTCCAAGATCCTGAAACCGGATACGGAGCTTGCCAATTTCGTCAGAAACGAATGCGTCCAAGAAAATTGGGAAAGAATAATCACAAGAATTTGGCCTAACACGAAGTACCTTGACGTGATTGTAACTGGCGCCATGGCGCAGTATATTCCAACGCTTGATTACTACAGCGGTGGGTTACCTCTAGCGTGCACCATGTATGCCTCGTCGGAGTGCTACTTCGGGCTTAACCTTAAGCCTATTTGCAACCCCTCGGATGTTTCTTACACCATAATGCCTAACATGGGTTACTTCGAGTTCTTACCCCATAACGACTCAGCTTCAGCGCGTGGCTCCCACTCGCCAGAACCGCGACTGGTGGATCTAGCCCAAGTTGAATACGGAAAGTTGTATGAGTTAGTTATAACTACCTATTCGGGGCTGTGCCGTTACCGTGTAGGGGACATTCTCCAAGTCACGGGGTTCCACAACAAAGCGCCGCAGTTCCGGTTCGTGAGGCGAAAGAACGTCTTATTAAGCATCGACTCGGATAAAACCGACGAGGCGGAGCTCCAGAGAGCTGTGGAGAGCACGTCGACGCTCCTGAAGGAGTTCGACACGAGCGTAGCGGAGTACACAAGCTTCGCCGACACGGGTTCCATCCCTGGACACTACGTGATATACTGGGAGCTTTTGATGAAGGAGGCTTCGATGGCACCATTACCAGAAGAGGTTCTGAACCAGTGTTGCTTGGCGATGGAGGAATCGCTTAACTCGGTTTATCGACAGGGAAGAGTGGCGGACCGTTCTATTGGGCCGTTGGAGATTCGTGTTGTGAAGAGTGGAACGTTTGAGGAGCTTATGGACTATGCTATTTCGAAAGGCGCGTCAATTAACCAGTACAAGGTTCCGAGGTGCGTGAGCTTCACGCCCCTAACGGAGATACTAAACTCTAGGGTGGTTTCTGTGCATTTCAGCCCAGCTGAACCGCACTGGACTCCGGAACGACGCCGTTGA
- the LOC130932680 gene encoding uncharacterized protein LOC130932680, with amino-acid sequence MEYIKTNFMGKVEDLYKVILLSSQLDFSSVALGCRLPWRRHRPSLGGRRPSASPTGALFCSACPPCLLHPLVPPCLTASRCLTSNRRFSTPRFAVWTGSGTTGSTCKSLGCNPQGIAADRLRCLVPQYRRSVVKAKALDTTECAAMVNTNSRRDFLGLVLGISSLFVGSLEAKEAGLPPEDKPKLCDESCEKELENVPMVTTESGLQYKDIKVGQGPSPPVEFQLEKERAKDELLTRKCQREER; translated from the exons ATGGAATAcatcaaaacaaattttatgggcaAGGTTGAAGACCTCTATAAG GTTATTCTCCTAAGTTCCCAATTGGATTTCTCCTCCGTCGCACTCGGTTGCCGTCTTCCATGGCGTCGTCATCGTCCGTCGCTGGGTGGTCGTCGTCCCTCTGCGTCGCCCACAGGTGCTCTGTTCTGCTCCGCTTGTCCGCCTTGCCTATTGCATCCCCTTGTCCCGCCTTGTCTCACCGCCTCGCGGTGCCTTACCTCAAATCGCCGCTTCTCGACTCCGCGTTTTGCTGTCTGGACTGGTTCTGGAACAACAG GTTCTACTTGTAAAAGTTTGGGATGCAATCCTCAAGGCATTGCTGCTGACAGGCTTCGATGCTTGGTTCCGCAATACCGAAGATCGGTGGTAAAAGCAAAGGCCTTAGATACAACTGAATGTGCTGCTATGGTTAATACCAATTCCCGCAGAGACTTTCTTGGATTAGTTTTGGGAATCTCAAGCCTCTTTGTTGGTTCATTGGAAGCCAAAGAAGCTGGTTTGCCCCCGGAAGATAAGCCGAAACTATGTGATGAATCTTGTGAGAAGGAGCTTGAAAAT GTGCCTATGGTAACTACTGAATCAGGTTTGCAATATAAGGATATTAAAGTTGGACAAGGTCCTAGTCCCCCAGTTGAATTTCAG CTCGAGAAGGAGAGAGCGAAGGATGAACTTCTGACAAGAAAGTGCCAGAGAGAGGAAAGATGA